The proteins below come from a single Dinghuibacter silviterrae genomic window:
- a CDS encoding T9SS type A sorting domain-containing protein yields MTCAKTIWPLCVLALLRTSTAAAQVYLPPGADLTVHPGDTVAIFGNVLNSGRWGTLNGAAINFYGTEWQNGAGGQMPDEAYYGLDTTQGAGGIFRFIQSSPQYVTGAYNEATGQGPGFPGISIANTEGLILEPGSDVKIRHSLNFETGYVFLNGNNLNMSHGSTITGYSDRQFVVTGLEPNGGSLYRESLTQNDNLVVFPVGAYPGSYSPLALQSHTAYPMTFHARVFDSVYSNATSGTTNPETVVLKTWNVGQPGLNIGDVSVWLQHDIGDEGRFFPLHRDSSYISLFTGNDWDTTGPKGVLNPGTLTTGAQLPSTFANLRDFTSVLLANAYLSVAEQTPADAQLEFQAYRQTIRLVRTFWITQYERSVAHYELQRRRADEDSFYTVAVVPTQTANGTSTTPVRYDQEDDDYYGDVTYYRVKIVGQDGHTGYSVVRLVPPFVAIVCSPDPAVGFFTVNTFGFNRVLRMELYDRAGQRVGQYEVNGTATISVPWLPAGMYVLAFYDQNRLVSTQKIILLRK; encoded by the coding sequence GTGACCTGCGCCAAAACGATATGGCCCCTTTGCGTGCTGGCGCTGCTGCGCACAAGCACCGCCGCTGCGCAAGTGTACCTCCCCCCCGGTGCCGACCTCACCGTCCACCCCGGCGACACGGTCGCCATCTTCGGCAACGTCCTCAACAGCGGCCGCTGGGGCACCCTCAACGGCGCCGCCATAAATTTCTACGGCACCGAGTGGCAAAATGGCGCGGGAGGGCAAATGCCGGATGAGGCTTATTATGGCCTGGACACGACCCAGGGCGCCGGCGGCATTTTCCGGTTCATCCAAAGCAGCCCGCAATATGTAACGGGGGCGTATAACGAAGCAACCGGGCAGGGCCCGGGCTTCCCAGGTATAAGCATCGCCAACACCGAAGGCCTCATCCTGGAACCCGGCTCGGATGTAAAAATCCGGCATAGCCTGAACTTTGAAACCGGATACGTTTTCTTGAATGGGAACAACCTCAACATGAGCCATGGCAGCACCATCACGGGCTACTCCGACCGGCAATTCGTGGTCACCGGCCTGGAACCCAATGGCGGTAGCCTTTACCGGGAGTCGCTGACCCAAAACGACAACCTGGTCGTTTTTCCGGTGGGCGCTTACCCGGGGAGTTATTCACCCCTGGCGCTCCAATCGCATACGGCCTACCCGATGACATTTCACGCGCGGGTGTTTGACAGCGTCTATAGTAACGCGACCTCGGGGACGACGAACCCGGAAACGGTGGTGCTGAAGACGTGGAACGTGGGGCAGCCGGGGCTGAACATCGGTGATGTGTCGGTCTGGCTCCAGCACGATATAGGAGACGAGGGGCGGTTTTTCCCGTTGCACCGGGACAGCAGCTATATCTCCCTGTTTACGGGCAACGATTGGGATACCACCGGACCGAAAGGGGTGCTGAACCCGGGGACGCTGACGACGGGGGCGCAGTTGCCGAGCACGTTTGCCAACCTAAGGGATTTTACAAGCGTGCTCCTGGCGAATGCGTACCTGTCGGTGGCGGAACAGACGCCGGCGGACGCCCAGTTGGAGTTCCAGGCGTACCGGCAGACGATCCGGCTGGTCAGGACGTTCTGGATCACGCAATACGAACGCAGCGTGGCGCACTATGAATTGCAAAGAAGAAGGGCGGACGAGGACAGTTTTTATACGGTGGCGGTGGTGCCGACCCAAACGGCCAACGGGACCAGCACGACCCCGGTGCGGTATGACCAGGAGGACGACGACTATTACGGGGACGTCACGTATTACCGGGTAAAGATCGTGGGGCAGGACGGGCACACCGGTTATTCGGTGGTCCGGCTGGTGCCGCCGTTCGTGGCGATCGTTTGTTCGCCCGACCCGGCGGTGGGCTTCTTTACCGTGAATACGTTTGGGTTCAACCGCGTGCTCCGGATGGAGTTGTATGACCGGGCGGGTCAGCGGGTCGGCCAATACGAGGTCAACGGCACCGCGACCATATCGGTGCCCTGGTTGCCGGCGGGGATGTATGTGCTGGCGTTCTACGATCAGAATCGATTGGTTTCCACGCAAAAAATCATCCTTTTACGTAAGTAA
- a CDS encoding beta strand repeat-containing protein: MTRKLFLWVLSLQCLVAEGQQLKLGNNPSTINKSSLLELESNNQGLLLTRIPDTTLVPLTTAPTGTLIFFNGDSSFRLRKGGRWQTVSLSGLPWLLGGNTLSGVQNFGTLSSTDLPFVTGSTERMRLTSGGFLGIGTTTPSTALHVFGMNPLTLTGVQAGAATDSVLTITGGLVRKLATSNFELSGSDWNLLGNGSTNGATNFLGTTNSVGLHLRTNNVERMYLDSVNGTVGIGTNTFTAAAPEKLLVNAGTTTSYNAIVARGTVANYFQLNINNQSNNSGASSDVVATADNGTESVNYVDLGINSSQYNTSSITGGPDNAYLYSTGNDFVIGNASSGYNLRFFTGGTASTNEAMRVTGSGLVGIGTTAPATALHVFGTNPLTLTGVQTGATTDSVLTIASGLVRKLPATNFLSSGTAWLLGGNSLSSVQTLGTNNAYDLPFATNNTERMRLTSGGNLGIGITTPAAPLHVLTTNGTVLFLQTTTGGGGTGTANILFKTYSGTSNPNGMVGVLDDGNYSAHLLFSTKIPGADANALSERMRITSSGSVGIGTTTPGQKLDVNGTIVSSATTYPNYAYNSANRMAFGETNVPANETGSVVQYGSGSSSRNLLFAFTKTNVNTSFLGNDGTQMMLGSEASIPITFRTGLVYTATSIMASGTEVMRLTSGGFLGINTTTPSTYLHVFGTNPLTLTGVQTGATTDSMLTITNGLVRKLPAANYVTNLSSSLSGYNVTINSSTGSGTSFALPKDSLSRLLDVALASLSNGQLLQYNGSQWVNVTPSYVSSGTAWLLGGNTLSGVQNFGTLSSTDLPFVTGSTERMRLTAGGFLGIGTTTPSTALHVFGTNPLTLTGVQTGATTDSMLTITNGLVRKLPAANYVTNLSNSVSGYNVTINSSTGSGTSFALPKDSLNRLLDVTFTSPSNGQLLQYNGTKWVNVTPSYVSSGTAWLLGGNTMTGIQTLGTSNAYDLPFVTNNTERMRLTSGGFLGIGTTTPSTALHVFGTNPLTLTGVQTGATTDSVLTITGGLVRKLATSNFEPGGVDWNLFGNGSTNGIANFLGTTNSVGLHIRTNNVERMYLDSVNGTVGIGTNAFTAAAPEKLLVNAGTTTSYNAIVARGTVANYFQLNINNLSNNAGASSDVVATADNGTESVNYVDLGINSSQYNTSSITGGPDNAYLYSTGNDFVIGNASTGYNLRFFTGGTASTNEAMRITGSGLVGIGTTAPATALHVFGTNPLTLTGVQTGATTDSMLTITNGLVRKLPAANYVTNLSSSVSGYNVTVNSSTGNGTSFALPKDSLSRLLDVTLASASSGQLLQYNGTKWVNVTPTYLTTTGLTAGSIPFAGTGGALRQNNASLFWDSTNVRLGVGTNTPGSDFTVYQSTGATSKGIRLTGNSIGGTNTGTGAAMVLGFNQTNNKQLWLGDPDYMGNVNGTFIRMSTSNGSTILDAISGDNSTRRPIRVGYGNDALSTVILGDDGVSTTPSSYVWDYSNMAIGSGYRSSAAPTNGLLVQGNVGIGTPSPATVLHVFGTNPLTLTGVQAGATTDSLLTITSGLVRKLATSTFEPSGVDWNLSGNGSTSGTTNFLGTTNNVGLHIRTNNVERMYLDSVNGTVGIGTNTFTSGAAEKLLVNAGTTTSYNAIVAKGTVANYFQLNINNLSNNSGASSDVVATADNGTESVNYVDLGINSSQYNTTSITGGPDNAYLYSTGNDFVIGNATSGHNLLFFTGGTATTNEAMRINSSGQVGIANTSPAANLDDGGTFKLGSSGTVLNDVIKGSYTVNGSGIAVPASGGTITQQININTVALHSTVMVSPETALPNGVAIAFAYCNQAGKVTIGFISSTLLGATIPSGTVFDITIIQ, from the coding sequence ATGACACGGAAGCTGTTTTTGTGGGTTCTTTCCCTCCAGTGTCTGGTGGCGGAAGGTCAGCAGCTCAAACTGGGAAACAACCCGTCGACCATCAACAAATCCTCCCTGCTGGAGCTCGAAAGCAACAACCAGGGTCTTTTGCTGACGCGCATCCCGGATACGACCCTCGTCCCCCTGACCACGGCGCCGACGGGGACGTTGATCTTTTTCAACGGGGACAGCAGCTTCCGGTTGCGCAAGGGGGGGCGGTGGCAGACCGTCAGCTTATCGGGGTTGCCCTGGCTGTTGGGGGGGAATACGCTTTCCGGCGTGCAGAATTTTGGGACGCTTAGCAGCACGGATCTGCCGTTTGTCACCGGGAGCACCGAGCGGATGCGGCTGACCAGCGGCGGCTTTCTCGGGATCGGGACGACAACGCCTTCCACGGCCCTGCACGTGTTTGGGATGAACCCGCTCACGCTGACCGGCGTTCAGGCGGGCGCCGCCACCGATAGCGTGCTCACGATCACCGGAGGGCTGGTGCGCAAGCTCGCGACCTCGAACTTTGAACTCAGCGGGAGCGACTGGAACCTCTTAGGTAACGGCTCGACCAACGGCGCCACGAATTTTCTCGGGACGACGAACAGCGTCGGGCTGCACCTACGGACCAATAACGTGGAGCGGATGTACCTGGACAGCGTAAACGGAACCGTAGGGATCGGAACCAATACGTTTACGGCGGCGGCCCCGGAAAAGCTGTTGGTCAACGCGGGTACGACCACTTCTTACAACGCCATCGTGGCGCGGGGCACCGTCGCGAATTATTTCCAGCTGAACATCAACAACCAGAGCAATAATTCGGGCGCAAGCTCTGACGTGGTAGCGACGGCGGACAACGGGACGGAGTCGGTGAACTATGTAGACCTGGGCATCAATTCGAGCCAATACAATACGTCTTCGATCACGGGCGGGCCCGACAATGCCTATCTGTACAGTACAGGAAACGATTTTGTGATCGGGAATGCGTCGTCCGGGTACAACCTGCGGTTTTTCACCGGGGGTACCGCCAGTACGAACGAGGCGATGCGGGTTACCGGTAGCGGGTTGGTTGGGATAGGGACAACGGCGCCCGCCACGGCCCTGCACGTTTTCGGGACGAACCCGCTCACGTTGACGGGTGTGCAGACGGGCGCAACGACGGACAGTGTCCTGACGATTGCGAGCGGGCTCGTCCGCAAACTGCCCGCGACCAACTTCTTGTCCTCGGGGACCGCCTGGTTGTTGGGCGGAAATTCGCTTTCGTCCGTTCAAACGCTGGGTACCAACAACGCCTACGACCTGCCTTTTGCCACCAACAATACCGAGCGGATGCGGCTCACGAGTGGGGGCAACCTGGGCATCGGGATAACGACACCCGCCGCTCCCTTGCACGTGCTGACCACCAATGGGACCGTGCTTTTCCTGCAAACCACGACGGGGGGTGGGGGGACGGGAACGGCCAACATTCTTTTCAAAACGTACAGCGGTACCTCCAACCCTAACGGAATGGTGGGGGTGCTCGATGACGGCAACTATTCGGCGCACCTGCTTTTTTCTACAAAAATACCCGGTGCGGACGCCAACGCGCTGTCGGAGCGGATGCGGATCACCAGCAGCGGCAGTGTCGGCATCGGAACGACGACGCCCGGGCAAAAGCTGGACGTCAACGGGACCATCGTATCCTCGGCGACGACCTATCCCAATTATGCATACAACTCCGCCAACCGGATGGCCTTCGGCGAGACGAACGTACCCGCCAACGAGACGGGCAGCGTCGTCCAGTACGGGTCGGGCAGCAGCAGCCGGAACCTGTTGTTTGCGTTTACAAAAACAAACGTCAATACCTCGTTCTTAGGCAACGACGGGACCCAGATGATGCTGGGGTCGGAGGCATCGATCCCCATTACTTTCCGTACCGGCCTCGTCTATACGGCGACCAGCATCATGGCGTCGGGCACCGAGGTGATGCGGCTGACCAGCGGCGGATTCCTGGGCATCAATACGACGACACCGTCTACCTATCTGCATGTCTTTGGCACCAACCCGCTCACGTTGACGGGGGTGCAGACGGGGGCGACGACCGACAGTATGCTAACGATCACGAACGGGCTGGTGCGGAAGCTGCCCGCGGCGAACTATGTGACAAACCTCAGCAGCAGCCTGAGCGGATATAATGTGACCATCAACTCGTCGACGGGGAGCGGTACTTCTTTTGCCTTGCCCAAGGATTCCCTGAGCCGGTTGCTGGACGTGGCACTGGCGAGCCTGTCCAACGGGCAACTGCTGCAATACAACGGGTCGCAATGGGTCAATGTGACGCCTTCCTACGTTTCTTCAGGGACCGCCTGGCTGTTGGGCGGCAATACGCTTTCCGGTGTGCAGAATTTTGGGACGCTTAGCAGCACGGATTTGCCGTTTGTCACCGGGAGCACCGAGCGGATGCGGCTGACCGCCGGTGGGTTCCTTGGGATCGGGACAACGACGCCCTCCACGGCCCTGCACGTTTTTGGGACAAACCCGCTCACGCTGACGGGGGTGCAGACGGGCGCAACGACAGACAGCATGCTCACCATCACGAACGGGCTGGTGCGGAAGCTGCCCGCGGCGAACTATGTGACCAATTTGAGCAACAGCGTGAGCGGGTATAATGTAACGATCAATTCATCGACGGGGAGCGGGACTTCATTTGCGTTGCCGAAGGACTCGCTGAACCGGTTGCTGGACGTGACATTTACGAGCCCGTCCAATGGGCAATTGTTGCAATACAACGGCACGAAATGGGTCAACGTGACGCCGTCCTACGTGTCGTCGGGCACCGCCTGGCTACTAGGGGGGAACACCATGACGGGTATTCAGACCCTCGGGACGAGCAATGCCTATGACTTGCCGTTCGTGACGAACAATACCGAGCGGATGCGGCTGACCAGCGGCGGCTTTCTCGGGATCGGGACGACGACGCCCTCCACGGCCCTGCACGTCTTCGGGACGAACCCGCTCACGCTGACGGGGGTGCAGACGGGCGCTACGACCGACAGTGTATTGACCATCACAGGGGGGCTGGTGCGCAAGCTGGCGACCTCGAATTTTGAACCGGGTGGCGTCGACTGGAACCTCTTCGGCAACGGTTCCACCAACGGGATCGCCAACTTTCTCGGTACGACGAACAGCGTGGGGCTTCACATCCGGACGAACAACGTGGAGCGGATGTACCTGGACAGCGTCAACGGGACGGTGGGGATCGGGACCAATGCGTTTACAGCGGCGGCGCCGGAAAAGTTGTTGGTCAACGCGGGTACGACCACCTCTTACAACGCCATCGTGGCACGGGGCACGGTCGCGAATTACTTCCAGTTGAACATCAACAACCTGAGCAATAACGCCGGCGCCAGTTCGGACGTGGTGGCGACGGCGGACAATGGAACGGAGTCGGTGAACTACGTAGACCTGGGGATCAATTCGAGCCAGTACAATACGTCGTCGATCACGGGTGGGCCGGACAACGCCTATCTGTACAGTACGGGCAACGATTTCGTTATTGGCAATGCGTCGACGGGCTACAACCTGCGTTTTTTTACCGGGGGGACCGCGAGCACCAATGAGGCGATGCGGATAACCGGTAGTGGGCTGGTGGGCATCGGGACAACGGCACCGGCGACGGCCCTGCATGTGTTCGGGACGAACCCGCTGACATTGACGGGGGTGCAGACGGGCGCCACGACGGACAGCATGCTGACGATCACCAACGGGCTGGTGCGGAAACTGCCCGCGGCAAATTATGTGACGAACCTGAGCAGCAGCGTCAGCGGCTATAATGTGACGGTCAATTCGTCGACCGGGAACGGGACGTCTTTTGCGTTGCCAAAGGACTCGCTGAGCCGGTTGCTAGACGTGACACTGGCGAGTGCTTCCAGTGGGCAACTGTTGCAATACAATGGTACGAAATGGGTCAATGTGACGCCCACCTATCTGACGACGACGGGATTGACGGCGGGTTCGATACCGTTTGCCGGGACGGGCGGCGCGCTCCGGCAAAATAACGCCTCCCTTTTCTGGGACTCCACCAATGTCCGGCTGGGCGTCGGTACGAATACACCCGGGTCCGATTTTACGGTTTACCAAAGCACGGGTGCGACGAGCAAGGGGATCCGCCTGACGGGGAATTCGATCGGCGGGACCAATACCGGCACCGGGGCCGCCATGGTATTGGGGTTCAACCAAACAAACAACAAGCAGTTATGGTTGGGAGACCCAGACTATATGGGGAACGTCAACGGTACGTTTATCCGCATGTCCACGAGCAATGGCTCCACCATCCTTGACGCCATTTCCGGGGACAACAGCACACGGCGGCCTATCCGGGTAGGGTATGGGAATGACGCGCTTTCCACGGTCATCCTCGGGGATGACGGGGTCTCGACGACGCCTTCGTCTTATGTCTGGGATTACAGCAACATGGCCATCGGGAGCGGCTACCGAAGCAGCGCGGCGCCCACCAACGGACTCCTGGTACAGGGGAATGTGGGGATCGGGACACCCTCGCCGGCGACCGTCCTGCACGTCTTTGGGACAAACCCCCTGACCCTGACCGGCGTCCAGGCGGGCGCCACCACGGACAGCCTGCTCACGATCACCAGCGGGCTGGTGCGCAAACTGGCGACTTCGACCTTTGAGCCCAGCGGGGTGGACTGGAATCTTAGCGGCAACGGCTCCACCAGCGGGACCACTAACTTTCTCGGTACGACCAACAACGTAGGGCTGCACATCCGGACGAACAACGTGGAACGGATGTACCTGGACAGCGTCAACGGGACGGTGGGGATCGGGACCAATACGTTTACGTCGGGTGCTGCCGAAAAGTTGCTGGTCAATGCGGGTACGACCACTTCATACAACGCCATCGTGGCGAAGGGAACGGTCGCCAATTACTTCCAGCTGAACATCAACAACCTGAGCAATAACTCCGGCGCTAGTTCGGATGTGGTGGCCACGGCGGACAACGGGACCGAGTCGGTGAACTATGTGGACCTGGGGATCAATTCGAGCCAGTACAATACCACCTCGATCACGGGTGGGCCGGACAACGCGTATCTCTATAGCACGGGCAACGATTTTGTCATCGGGAACGCAACCTCGGGGCACAACCTGCTTTTTTTTACCGGGGGTACGGCGACCACCAACGAGGCGATGCGGATCAACAGCAGCGGGCAGGTGGGGATTGCCAATACCAGCCCGGCGGCGAACCTGGATGACGGGGGGACGTTTAAGCTGGGGAGTAGCGGGACGGTGTTGAATGACGTAATCAAGGGATCGTATACCGTCAATGGCAGTGGGATTGCGGTGCCCGCGTCAGGGGGCACCATTACGCAACAAATCAACATTAACACCGTTGCCCTTCACTCCACGGTCATGGTATCCCCGGAAACGGCCCTGCCAAACGGTGTGGCGATTGCGTTTGCGTATTGCAATCAGGCGGGCAAAGTGACGATCGGCTTTATCAGTTCGACGCTTCTGGGTGCAACGATCCCGTCGGGCACCGTCTTCGACATCACCATCATCCAGTGA
- a CDS encoding tetratricopeptide repeat protein, with amino-acid sequence MRPTLCILLALAIGAGAYGQTPGGGQNPGNGQKPGELPNSGNLLENGRKLHDDGQYKQAIALYQTVSPNDTNYSQVLHELSMSAYADSDFEAAKGYAEKGLAWFPDQASDWYALRAEALDELGQKDSALADYDRAIERSPYNYEAYFNRGVCLYHLQRMTEATRDFERCVLIQPEMASAHYFLGLTAIQDGNVVPCMLSFMTYLALKPQGRYARTVVALMTSLSNVTDEVAGLAAKRQETGFAEETEIFLSKAALDKKYVLHCDLEDPIVRQMQALLEKTAYRPEDTGFWMQYYVPYFKKVYDDGQFNALVYDMFSGFNIKEVTEWLKHHNDEIKAFAQASEAYFQKIVSTEQLIPANRDTVTRKCLLYDNRIEGLGNYTGFGQDVTLGAGPWVFFYNTGAVKSTGALDDHTQRTGEWRFYHPNGLLKEVSHYQAGKLEDTTHAWFDNGMLNQVVPWVDDHIQGHFRSWYYNGLPHMVSEYEGGKRTGPSIEYTSNGFLLSRFTMKDGEPDGLCTTYFINGQTSMEEPYVNGKLQGRRLKYNAYGTLTEDASFDKGEANGPWKTFYPSGHVHETYTYEHGDLEGVYTEYYDNGKVRQTQPYTKGKADGKESDYTEGGLLFEEDTYEKGKIRAVQFYGPDGKPTQSGAIRASGGTLTYYDSLGTRISEGAYSFKGDKEGVYTYFYPTGEVSGRSVYKAGALDGPRVNYYRDGRLEDSIQYAEGQEQGYYAYYYENGRVRQEGWYDAGERTGPYREYDAFGHLTSESFFVNGEQNGLATNYAPNGRKTIEFRYRTGWPVHITEWDTAGGLLQDKDIPPGETAFHTWFAPGKEASEGHYRNYHPDGAFQFFYPDHKLLTRRFYRQGLADSTYIEYYHDGGKEMEGTYRLGSRVGLWKEYYPDGTLRTSYTCKDDNMDGKHLIYNEDGTLLREENYEDGTLEGPMQHYGDSNRVSYTYFYHHGNLYGYGYAGRFFPLPGGTGTVKAFYPNGQKSAELTVVDGEVDGVRTLWFSNGQLDFTGLKKMGKDQGLQKGYYPNGHIKSEEENYYDNLHGRCRYYYPTGVLYREEYYYNGDLEGVSVMYDPKGNLKQTTVYYYGVLQAIY; translated from the coding sequence ATGAGACCCACCCTTTGCATCCTCCTTGCCCTCGCGATCGGCGCCGGCGCCTACGGTCAAACGCCCGGCGGCGGCCAAAACCCCGGCAACGGGCAAAAACCGGGCGAGCTTCCCAACAGCGGCAACCTCCTTGAGAATGGCCGCAAGCTCCACGACGACGGCCAGTACAAACAAGCCATCGCGCTGTACCAAACGGTATCCCCCAACGACACCAATTATAGCCAGGTCCTCCACGAATTGTCGATGAGCGCGTATGCCGACAGCGACTTCGAAGCGGCAAAAGGCTACGCAGAAAAAGGGCTGGCGTGGTTCCCGGACCAGGCCTCGGACTGGTATGCCCTGAGGGCGGAGGCGCTGGATGAACTGGGGCAAAAGGATTCCGCCCTGGCGGACTACGACCGTGCGATCGAGCGGTCGCCCTACAACTATGAGGCATACTTCAACCGGGGTGTTTGTTTGTACCACCTCCAGCGGATGACGGAAGCCACACGGGATTTTGAGCGGTGCGTGCTGATTCAGCCGGAAATGGCGTCGGCGCATTACTTCCTGGGGCTGACGGCCATCCAGGACGGGAATGTGGTGCCCTGTATGCTGAGCTTTATGACGTACCTGGCCCTCAAACCGCAGGGCAGGTATGCCCGCACGGTGGTGGCGTTGATGACGAGCCTGTCCAACGTGACGGACGAGGTGGCGGGGCTGGCGGCAAAACGCCAGGAAACCGGGTTCGCGGAAGAGACGGAAATCTTTTTGAGCAAGGCGGCCCTGGACAAAAAATACGTCCTCCACTGCGACCTGGAGGACCCGATCGTCCGCCAGATGCAGGCGCTCCTGGAGAAAACGGCGTACCGGCCGGAGGATACGGGTTTCTGGATGCAGTACTATGTCCCTTATTTCAAAAAAGTCTATGACGACGGGCAGTTCAACGCCCTGGTCTATGATATGTTCAGCGGGTTCAATATCAAGGAAGTGACGGAATGGCTCAAACACCACAACGACGAGATCAAGGCGTTTGCGCAGGCGTCGGAGGCCTATTTCCAAAAGATCGTCAGCACGGAACAATTGATCCCGGCGAACCGGGACACGGTCACCCGGAAATGTCTTTTGTACGACAACCGCATCGAGGGGCTGGGGAACTATACCGGTTTTGGCCAGGACGTGACCCTGGGCGCGGGCCCCTGGGTGTTTTTTTACAATACCGGGGCCGTAAAGTCCACGGGCGCGCTGGACGACCATACGCAACGGACGGGGGAATGGCGGTTTTACCATCCCAACGGCCTGCTCAAGGAGGTCAGCCATTACCAGGCGGGAAAGCTGGAGGACACGACACACGCCTGGTTTGACAACGGGATGCTAAACCAGGTCGTCCCCTGGGTGGACGACCACATCCAGGGCCATTTCCGGTCCTGGTATTACAACGGGTTGCCCCACATGGTATCGGAGTACGAGGGTGGGAAAAGAACAGGCCCTAGCATCGAATACACCTCCAACGGGTTCCTTTTGTCCCGGTTTACGATGAAGGACGGGGAACCCGATGGGCTTTGTACGACTTACTTTATCAACGGGCAAACCTCGATGGAGGAGCCCTATGTCAACGGCAAGCTGCAGGGGCGCCGCCTGAAATACAACGCGTACGGGACGCTCACCGAGGATGCCTCTTTCGACAAAGGGGAAGCCAACGGACCCTGGAAAACATTTTATCCCTCGGGTCATGTCCACGAAACCTATACCTACGAACACGGTGACCTGGAGGGCGTGTATACGGAATATTATGACAACGGGAAGGTCAGGCAAACCCAGCCCTACACAAAGGGCAAGGCAGATGGGAAGGAGTCCGATTATACAGAGGGCGGCCTTTTGTTCGAAGAAGATACCTACGAAAAGGGCAAAATCCGCGCGGTTCAATTTTACGGTCCGGATGGAAAACCCACGCAGTCCGGCGCTATCCGCGCTTCCGGGGGAACCCTGACCTATTATGATTCCCTGGGCACCAGGATCAGCGAGGGCGCGTATTCCTTCAAGGGGGATAAGGAAGGCGTCTATACCTACTTCTATCCAACGGGCGAGGTGAGCGGCCGGTCCGTCTACAAGGCGGGGGCGCTCGACGGACCCCGCGTGAACTACTACCGGGACGGGCGTTTGGAGGACAGCATCCAATATGCGGAAGGCCAGGAACAGGGGTACTATGCCTACTATTATGAAAACGGCCGGGTCCGCCAGGAAGGATGGTACGACGCCGGGGAAAGGACGGGTCCCTACAGGGAGTACGATGCCTTTGGGCACCTGACCTCCGAATCCTTTTTTGTGAACGGGGAGCAAAATGGCCTGGCCACGAACTACGCGCCCAACGGACGGAAAACCATCGAATTCCGCTACCGGACCGGGTGGCCCGTCCATATCACCGAATGGGATACGGCCGGCGGGTTGCTCCAGGACAAGGACATCCCCCCGGGGGAAACCGCCTTCCACACCTGGTTTGCGCCCGGGAAGGAAGCATCGGAGGGGCACTACCGGAACTACCACCCCGATGGCGCATTTCAATTTTTTTATCCCGACCATAAACTCCTGACCCGGCGCTTTTACCGGCAAGGCCTGGCGGACAGTACCTATATCGAGTACTACCATGACGGTGGAAAGGAAATGGAAGGCACCTACCGGCTGGGCAGCCGCGTGGGTCTCTGGAAAGAATACTACCCGGACGGGACGCTCCGCACGTCGTATACCTGCAAGGACGACAACATGGACGGCAAACACCTGATCTACAACGAGGACGGCACGCTTTTACGGGAGGAGAATTACGAGGACGGCACGCTGGAAGGCCCCATGCAGCACTATGGGGACAGCAACCGGGTGTCTTATACCTACTTCTACCATCATGGAAACTTGTACGGGTATGGGTACGCCGGCAGGTTTTTCCCGCTCCCCGGGGGGACGGGGACGGTAAAGGCCTTTTACCCCAACGGGCAAAAAAGCGCCGAGCTCACCGTGGTGGACGGCGAGGTGGATGGGGTGCGGACCCTTTGGTTTTCCAACGGTCAGCTGGATTTTACCGGGCTGAAAAAGATGGGCAAGGATCAGGGGCTGCAAAAAGGGTACTATCCCAATGGCCACATAAAATCGGAAGAAGAAAATTATTACGATAACTTGCATGGACGATGCAGGTATTACTATCCCACGGGGGTTCTTTACCGGGAGGAGTACTACTATAACGGGGACCTGGAGGGCGTCAGCGTGATGTATGACCCAAAGGGAAACCTGAAACAGACAACAGTCTACTACTATGGCGTCTTGCAAGCAATATATTAG